A portion of the Girardinichthys multiradiatus isolate DD_20200921_A chromosome 23, DD_fGirMul_XY1, whole genome shotgun sequence genome contains these proteins:
- the LOC124860290 gene encoding zinc finger CCHC domain-containing protein 7-like has translation MSFTKENIKDHLFFIEASNSSESEEETCYGYMKDQKSTKQFSQLSRDSSPPLLLAFSITSGKTQQDTSSVSSGGSQEQLEEDNDQPIEEWMILEGEEQVEDPSIQLNLGCWGSSEEDFGDEGFTDKKVKSGRDTWAVSDRDKYGAAQSLCSRYFMGGRSSICNICNRTGHVAKSCCFHKQKSPTCFLCGIQGHVQRNCPSRPCSTCGLPSHALNPCKVPPVWKQHCHRCGVTGHMSDACPDAWRQYHLTVKVGVPFRPRTACSHRKKSHCAHCYNCSKRGHYGHECTKKRMISGTFPSLPHVCQYDTLEDILQQSSRTLTSANELVNAGPLPSSQQEEWAKKTGEHCKDWPSVQGRRRTRQEAGTHFGRRKTWPERRRERREVKRLRREAQAQREGLLGRHRCASDDAVCPADPFRNILHSQRQSRPPPEKKRREEKAGKKSRKSREAERWRKRGGTKRGYLYPHSDIDIGSENLLSPKQRVRHRRR, from the exons ATGAGCTTTACCAAAGAAAATATCAAAGACCACCTATTCTTTATTGAGGCATCCAACAGTTCAGAGAGTGAGGAAGAAACATGTTATGGTTACATGAAAGATCAGAAAAGCACAAAGCAGTTTTCACAACTCAGCAGAGACAGCTCTCCTCCGCTCCTCCTTGCCTTCTCCATCACCTCTGGAAAGACTCAGCAGGACACCAGCAGTGTTTCCAGTGGCGGTTCACAGGAGCAATTGGAGGAGGACAATGATCAGCCCATTGAGGAGTGGATGATCCTGGAGGGAGAGGAGCAGGTGGAGGACCCAAGCATCCAGCTCAACCTTGGCTGCTGGGGCAGCTCTGAGGAGGACTTTGGAGATGAAG GTTTTACAGACAAGAAAGTGAAATCAGGAAGAGATACCTGGGCTGTATCAGACAGAGACAAG TATGGAGCTGCCCAGTCTCTGTGCAGTCGCTATTTCATGGGTGGTCGCTCATCCATCTGTAACATCTGCAACAGGACGGGGCACGTTGCCAAAAGTTGCTGCTTCCACAAG CAGAAATCCCCCACCTGTTTCCTTTGTGGCATCCAAGGCCACGTCCAAAGAAACTGTCCGAGCCGCCCCTGTTCCACCTGTGGGCTACCTTCACATGCCCTAAATCCCTGCAAAGTACCTCCAGTGTGGAAACAACACTGCCATCGCTGTGGTGTGACTGGCCACATGTCTGAT GCCTGCCCAGATGCATGGCGACAATACCACCTGACA GTCAAGGTGGGGGTGCCTTTCAGACCCAGAACTGCCTGCAGTCACAGAAAGAAGAGCCACTGTGCTCATTGCTACAACTGCTCAAAAAGGGGACATTATGGTCAT GAGTGCACAAAGAAGAGGATGATCAGTGGCACTTTTCCTTCACTGCCTCATGTTTGCCAATATGATACCCTGGAAGACATTCTCCAGCAGAGCTCCAGGACGCTTACATCAGCCAAcg AGCTTGTGAATGCTGGACCCCTACCTTCTTCACAGCaggaagagtgggccaaaaaaaCAGGGGAACATTGCAAAGATTGGCCATCAGTCCAGGGAAGAAGAAGGACAAGGCAGGAGGCAGGCACCCATTTTGGAAGGAGGAAGACCTGGCCTGAAAGGCGCAGAGAGAGGCGTGAGGTGAAGAGACTGAGGAGGGAAGCCCAGGCCCAGCGGGAAGGACTCCTGGGGAGACATCGTTGCGCCTCTGATGATGCAGTTTGTCCCGCTGACCCCTTCAGAAACATCCTACATAGTCAAAGACAGTCCAGACCCCCTCCGGAGAAGAAAAGGAGAGAAGAGAAAGCTGGAAAAAAGAGCAGGAAGAGCAGAGAGGCAGAGAGGTGGAGGAAAAGAGGGGGGACAAAACGTGGGTATTTGTATCCACACAGCGACATTGACATTGGAAGTGAAAACCTTCTGTCTCCAAAGCAGAGAGTTCGTCACCGAAGGAGGTGa